The genome window CACAACATGAAGATCGGCATCATCGGAGCCACCGGCATGGCCGGCCAGGAGATCTACCGCGAGGCCGTGCGCCGCGGCGAGGAGGTCGTGGCGCTCGTCCGCAACGCCGCGAAGGCGAGGGAGCTGCTGGGGTCCGGGGCCGCCGTCGTGGAGAAGGACGCCTTCGACCTGACCGCCGCGGACCTGGCCGGCTTTGACGCGGTGGTGGATGCCCTCGGCACCTCGCCGGGCCAGGCCCACACCCACAACGACCTGACGCGCCAGCTGGTGCAGGCGGCACCGGCCTCCGATCAGGCGTCCCCGCGGCTGCTGTTCATACTGGGTGCAGGCTCCCTGACCAACCCGGAGACCGGTCGGCTCGCGATCGAGGACATCCGGCGGGCCCCCGGCTCCGAGGCCTGGATCAGCATCCCGGAGGCGGCCCTGGAGCAGCTGGAATACCTGCGCACCGTGGACTCGGTGGACTGGGTGGGGGTCTCCCCGCAGATGATGTTCACCCCCGGCGAGGCCACCACGCCGCAGGTGGGCCAGGACGAGTTGCTGACCGCCGCGGACGGGGGATCCCACACCACCGCGGGCACCATGGCCGTGGGCATCCTCGACGAGCTGCAGGACCCGGCCTACCGCAACACCCGGTTCACTGTCTCGGACGCCTGATCCCTCAGCGGCGCTGGGAGGGCTCGTGGCCGCGGGCGTCGAAGTCGAGCGCTCCCGCCCCGCGGAACCGCTCGGCGGGAACGGGCCGCCCGGCCATGGCCATGATGAGGTCCAGGGCGGTGCCCTCCACCTCCGGGCCGGCACCCACCCAGTGGCCCACGTCCCGGGCCACGAGGGTCAGGCCGCGGGCCCGTGCCTTGGAGGGCACCGTGAAGTTCGACTTCTCGAAGAACTCGAGCAGCGTCACCAGGACCTCGTCCGGGTAGGTCCGGCGCAGGCCCAGTGGCACGCGGATGTCCTCGCCGTGGATGACCACCTCGCCCAGCCAGGCCGGCAAGGTCCCGGTGGGGGAGACGGTGGAGTCGATCGTGGCGCGGAACTGCTCCAGTGTTCCCGCCGGGGTGGGACCCAGCCGCTCCTCGAGCCGCCGCTGGTTGTGCCTGTCCGCATTGAACCCCGCCCCCACGATGCTGCGGATCCACGCCCAGAAGCCGGTCGAGGCCCCGGCCGTCAGGTGCGCCACGGCCTGCTCCACCGTCCACGCCGTGGACAGGGTGTGCAACTGCCACTGCTCCTCGTCCAGGCCCGCCAGATCGTCTGCGAGTGCCGCGCGTTCGGTGTGGATGAGTTCCCAGAGGTGGTTCACGGTCCCACCCTAGGCCACGAGGCGCGGCGTCGTCCGAGCCGAAGCTACACTCGGCGCATGGACCAGCCCGCGGCCCCCGCGCCACACCTCACCACGCGCCCCTTCTCCCAGGTCAACGTCTTCTCCGCGGAGCCGCTGGCGGGCAACCCGGTGGCCGTGGTGCACGCGGCGGACGAGGTCTCCGAGGGGCAGATGGCTGCCTTCGCCCGGTGGACCAACCTCTCCGAGAC of Citricoccus sp. K5 contains these proteins:
- a CDS encoding NAD(P)-dependent oxidoreductase, with translation MKIGIIGATGMAGQEIYREAVRRGEEVVALVRNAAKARELLGSGAAVVEKDAFDLTAADLAGFDAVVDALGTSPGQAHTHNDLTRQLVQAAPASDQASPRLLFILGAGSLTNPETGRLAIEDIRRAPGSEAWISIPEAALEQLEYLRTVDSVDWVGVSPQMMFTPGEATTPQVGQDELLTAADGGSHTTAGTMAVGILDELQDPAYRNTRFTVSDA
- a CDS encoding maleylpyruvate isomerase family mycothiol-dependent enzyme; translation: MNHLWELIHTERAALADDLAGLDEEQWQLHTLSTAWTVEQAVAHLTAGASTGFWAWIRSIVGAGFNADRHNQRRLEERLGPTPAGTLEQFRATIDSTVSPTGTLPAWLGEVVIHGEDIRVPLGLRRTYPDEVLVTLLEFFEKSNFTVPSKARARGLTLVARDVGHWVGAGPEVEGTALDLIMAMAGRPVPAERFRGAGALDFDARGHEPSQRR